A single Corallococcus silvisoli DNA region contains:
- a CDS encoding glycosyltransferase, with the protein MRREEARMGREPLRLVQFTRSFHIGGTEVQVLELLRGLPPSYRLQVSVLEDAGPLMGAVWKLGHAPEVFSLKGTLVQPNTALQVVRLSRWLKKNRVQLVHVHDFYSSIIAVPAAKLAGSKVIVGRLDLSHWQGKARRLLHTQVTRMADHVIANAEAIRTLLMNEEGLPSSRISVIHNGLDLQRFDARVAEGLKDPLPDTGGLPTVVHVANMSHPVKRQEDLLLALAMLRHEGARLNAWFVGDGPRRPGLEKMAHDLGVSDGVHFLKHRTDVPALYGRATFGVLCSTAEGMSNAVMEGMAAGLPMVVTRVGGNPDLIVHGERGLLVEPERPAQLAQAFRRLLAQPQEARKMGKAARAFVARELTLEKMVRQHDALYRQVAEL; encoded by the coding sequence ATGCGGCGTGAGGAAGCACGGATGGGGCGGGAGCCCCTCCGACTGGTGCAATTCACACGGTCGTTCCACATTGGCGGCACCGAGGTCCAGGTGCTGGAGCTGCTGCGGGGCCTGCCCCCCAGCTACCGTTTGCAGGTGTCGGTGCTGGAGGACGCCGGGCCGCTGATGGGCGCGGTGTGGAAGCTGGGCCACGCGCCGGAGGTGTTCTCCCTCAAGGGAACGCTCGTCCAGCCCAACACGGCGCTGCAGGTCGTCCGCCTGTCTCGCTGGCTCAAGAAGAACCGCGTGCAACTGGTGCACGTGCACGACTTCTACTCCAGCATCATCGCCGTGCCGGCCGCGAAGCTCGCGGGCTCGAAGGTCATCGTCGGGCGCCTGGACCTGTCCCACTGGCAGGGCAAGGCCCGCCGCCTGCTGCATACGCAGGTGACGCGCATGGCGGACCACGTCATCGCCAACGCGGAGGCCATCCGCACGCTGCTCATGAACGAGGAGGGGCTGCCCTCCTCGCGCATCTCCGTCATCCACAACGGCCTGGACCTGCAGCGCTTCGACGCGCGCGTCGCCGAAGGCCTCAAGGATCCGCTTCCAGACACCGGCGGCCTGCCCACCGTGGTCCATGTGGCCAACATGAGCCACCCCGTGAAACGGCAGGAGGACCTGCTCCTCGCGCTTGCCATGCTGCGTCATGAGGGCGCGCGGCTGAACGCGTGGTTCGTGGGCGACGGCCCGCGCCGACCGGGGCTGGAGAAGATGGCGCACGACCTGGGAGTGTCGGATGGCGTGCACTTCCTCAAGCACCGCACGGACGTGCCAGCCCTCTACGGGCGGGCCACCTTCGGCGTCCTGTGCTCCACCGCGGAGGGCATGTCCAACGCGGTGATGGAGGGCATGGCGGCGGGGCTGCCCATGGTCGTGACGCGGGTGGGCGGCAATCCGGACCTCATCGTGCACGGCGAGCGAGGGCTCCTGGTGGAGCCCGAGCGGCCCGCGCAGCTGGCCCAGGCCTTCCGCCGGCTGCTCGCCCAACCCCAGGAGGCACGGAAGATGGGCAAGGCCGCCCGCGCCTTCGTCGCCCGGGAGCTGACCCTGGAGAAGATGGTGCGCCAGCATGACGCGCTGTACCGTCAGGTGGCAGAACTGTAA
- a CDS encoding ornithine cyclodeaminase family protein, which produces MPTLLLSAKDLRGLYTVELGLEAVERAFRAHGRGDALMPPKVYLSLPKYDGDFRAMPAFLDGAAGVKWVNAHPNNPRKHGLPTVRAVYVLSDPDTASPLAILDGTLLTAWRTGAAGGIASKYLARKQPRTLGLVGCGVQARVLIDAHRALFGDLELLLADVSSQAAEALQKEKGGRVVSLQEASGADIVCSATPARAPVVRREWVQPGAHLNAMGADAPGKQELDPRLLVEGRVFIDDAEQALHSGEVNVPLHDGLLQAGQLAGTLGEVVAGRKPGRTGDEITVFDSTGLAVQDVALARALYDVALAKGVGQKFDLVEDA; this is translated from the coding sequence ATGCCCACCCTCCTCCTCAGTGCCAAGGACTTGCGCGGCCTCTACACCGTCGAACTCGGACTGGAAGCGGTTGAACGCGCCTTCCGGGCCCACGGTCGCGGCGACGCGCTGATGCCCCCCAAGGTGTACCTGTCCCTGCCCAAATATGACGGCGACTTCCGCGCCATGCCCGCGTTCCTCGACGGGGCGGCGGGCGTGAAGTGGGTCAACGCCCATCCGAACAACCCGCGCAAGCACGGCCTGCCCACGGTGCGCGCCGTCTACGTCCTCAGCGATCCGGACACCGCGTCCCCGCTGGCCATCCTGGACGGCACGCTGCTCACCGCGTGGCGCACCGGCGCCGCGGGCGGCATCGCGTCCAAGTACCTGGCCCGGAAGCAGCCCCGCACGCTGGGGCTGGTGGGCTGCGGCGTGCAGGCCCGTGTCCTCATCGACGCGCACCGCGCCCTCTTCGGCGACCTGGAGCTGCTGCTGGCGGACGTGTCCTCCCAGGCCGCGGAGGCCCTTCAGAAGGAGAAGGGCGGCCGCGTCGTCAGCCTCCAGGAGGCCTCTGGCGCCGACATCGTCTGCTCCGCCACGCCCGCACGCGCTCCGGTGGTCCGCCGCGAGTGGGTCCAGCCCGGCGCCCACCTCAACGCCATGGGCGCGGACGCCCCCGGCAAGCAGGAGCTGGATCCGCGCCTGCTCGTCGAAGGGCGCGTCTTCATCGACGACGCGGAGCAGGCGCTGCACTCCGGAGAGGTCAACGTGCCGCTGCACGACGGCCTGCTCCAGGCCGGGCAGCTCGCCGGCACCCTGGGCGAGGTCGTCGCGGGCCGCAAGCCGGGCCGCACCGGCGACGAAATCACCGTCTTCGACTCCACCGGTCTCGCCGTGCAGGACGTGGCGCTGGCCCGCGCGCTCTACGACGTGGCCCTCGCGAAGGGAGTCGGCCAGAAGTTCGACCTCGTCGAGGACGCCTGA
- a CDS encoding alcohol dehydrogenase, protein MARKMKAVQVRQAGGPLELIERDIPEPGPGQVRLAVEACGVCHSDSLTKEGGMPIQYPRVPGHEVVGRIDRVGAGVTAWKEGQHVGVGWHGGHCGQCAACRVGDFITCEFEQVCGISYDGGYAEYMIAPQEALARVPDGMNSQDVAPLLCAGVTTFNSLRNMDVRPGDLVAVQGIGGLGHLAIQFSRKLGYRTVAISRGADKRPLALELGAHEYVDTEQGPVAKALQKLGGARVIMMTASSSRLAGELIGGLGRNGTLLLLGAGAEPIPIQSPRLIMKRQRVQGWPSGNPQDSQDTLAFSALSGVRSRNEVFPLDRAADAYERMMSNHARFRVVLKMR, encoded by the coding sequence ATGGCCAGGAAGATGAAAGCAGTGCAGGTGCGGCAGGCCGGAGGCCCGCTCGAACTCATCGAGCGCGATATCCCCGAGCCCGGTCCAGGGCAGGTACGCCTCGCGGTGGAGGCGTGTGGCGTCTGCCATAGCGACTCCCTCACCAAGGAAGGCGGGATGCCCATCCAATACCCGCGCGTGCCGGGCCATGAGGTGGTGGGTCGCATCGACCGGGTGGGCGCTGGAGTGACCGCCTGGAAGGAAGGGCAGCACGTCGGGGTGGGCTGGCACGGCGGACACTGCGGCCAGTGTGCCGCCTGCCGGGTGGGCGACTTCATCACCTGCGAGTTCGAGCAAGTGTGTGGCATCAGCTACGACGGTGGCTACGCCGAATACATGATCGCCCCCCAGGAAGCGCTCGCCCGAGTCCCTGACGGAATGAACTCGCAGGACGTCGCGCCCCTGCTCTGCGCGGGAGTGACGACGTTCAACTCCTTGCGGAACATGGACGTCCGACCTGGGGATCTGGTGGCGGTGCAAGGGATTGGCGGACTGGGCCATCTGGCGATCCAGTTCTCCCGAAAGCTTGGCTACCGCACCGTCGCCATCTCGCGTGGGGCGGACAAGCGACCTCTCGCGCTCGAACTCGGCGCGCACGAGTACGTCGACACGGAGCAGGGCCCCGTGGCCAAGGCGTTGCAGAAACTGGGTGGGGCGCGCGTCATCATGATGACCGCCTCGAGCAGCCGCCTCGCGGGAGAGCTGATTGGCGGCCTGGGACGCAACGGCACCCTCTTGCTGTTGGGAGCGGGCGCGGAGCCCATTCCCATCCAGAGCCCTCGGCTGATCATGAAGCGCCAGCGCGTCCAGGGCTGGCCCAGCGGCAACCCCCAGGACTCGCAGGACACCCTGGCGTTCAGCGCGCTCTCCGGGGTGCGCTCACGCAACGAGGTGTTTCCGCTCGACCGAGCGGCGGATGCCTATGAGCGGATGATGAGCAACCACGCTCGCTTCCGGGTGGTGCTCAAGATGCGCTGA
- a CDS encoding quinone-dependent dihydroorotate dehydrogenase, translating into MYGLTRALLFTLPPEPAHRLGMSGLAALGKWPSRCRAMRERTLRQAPMDLSVDLAGLKFAHPVALAAGLDKDAEAVDGLFACGFSAVEIGTVTPLAQPGNPKPRLFRLPEHRAVINRMGFNNHGASTAAERLKARAWKPGPLGVNIGKNKDTPLERAVDDYVACVDSLAPLGDYVVVNASSPNTPGLRKLQEPEQLSALLLAVRERMERVAPGTPLFLKIAPDLTPEAVDEVVDVALARGLSGLIATNTTLTRPLEHVHAKEAGGLSGAPVRELSNAVIRRAYQRSRGALPLIGVGGVFTAQDVYEKLRAGATVVQVYTGFIYEGPGMVGRILQDLGALLARDGFASVRDVIGVDAREGGPASPA; encoded by the coding sequence ATGTACGGCCTGACCCGCGCACTGTTGTTCACGCTTCCCCCGGAGCCCGCGCACCGGCTGGGCATGTCCGGCCTCGCGGCCCTGGGGAAGTGGCCCTCCCGCTGCCGGGCCATGCGCGAGCGCACGCTGCGCCAGGCGCCCATGGATTTGTCCGTGGACCTGGCGGGGCTGAAGTTCGCCCACCCGGTGGCGCTCGCCGCCGGGCTGGACAAGGACGCGGAGGCCGTGGACGGCCTGTTCGCGTGCGGATTCTCCGCGGTGGAGATTGGCACCGTCACGCCCCTGGCCCAGCCGGGCAACCCGAAGCCGCGCCTGTTCCGGCTGCCTGAACACCGCGCGGTCATCAACCGCATGGGCTTCAACAACCACGGCGCGTCCACCGCGGCGGAGCGCCTGAAGGCCCGCGCGTGGAAGCCCGGGCCGCTGGGCGTGAACATCGGCAAGAACAAGGACACGCCGCTGGAGCGCGCGGTGGACGACTACGTGGCGTGCGTGGATTCGCTCGCGCCGCTGGGAGACTACGTCGTCGTCAACGCGTCCTCGCCCAACACGCCGGGCCTGCGCAAGCTGCAGGAGCCGGAGCAGCTCTCCGCGCTGCTGCTCGCAGTGCGGGAGCGGATGGAGCGGGTGGCCCCGGGCACGCCGCTGTTCCTGAAGATCGCCCCGGACCTGACGCCAGAGGCCGTGGACGAGGTCGTGGACGTGGCCCTGGCGCGCGGGCTGTCCGGCCTCATCGCCACCAACACCACCCTCACCCGCCCCCTGGAGCACGTGCACGCGAAGGAGGCCGGCGGCCTGTCCGGCGCCCCCGTGCGCGAGCTGTCCAACGCCGTCATCCGCCGTGCGTACCAGCGCAGCCGGGGCGCCCTGCCCCTCATCGGCGTGGGCGGCGTGTTCACCGCCCAGGACGTCTACGAGAAGCTGCGGGCAGGTGCCACCGTGGTGCAGGTGTACACGGGTTTCATCTATGAGGGTCCGGGGATGGTGGGGCGCATCCTCCAGGACCTGGGGGCCCTGCTGGCCCGCGACGGCTTCGCCTCCGTTCGCGACGTGATTGGCGTGGACGCGCGCGAGGGTGGGCCCGCGTCTCCGGCGTAG
- the add gene encoding adenosine deaminase, whose translation MVRDLIDLHIHVGGAVAPHILWSIAHQQGFKLPVKNYFDFVELITSRPGKVGSLDDYLKILHTWTEKIQSSPSAIERSVYEVIGKEYRGSRVTQIELRFNPMKRNLSSELDLDHIIHAALRGMDRAVLEYGVKVGLIFCLAREFDHKLNSIIVEKAIKYRTRGVYGIDLAGTERDAMEHKPALAQYEDLYARARKGGLKCTVHTGETAGTGAEGLMAVVEKLKPNRIGHGIRAAYDESAMKVLRENNITLELCPTSNIHTKAVADLDELKHIMRTFWDRKVKFTINTDGPYLLETDMRREIEIVESNGLLTTEQVDQALAWAREASFIPA comes from the coding sequence ATGGTTCGCGACCTCATTGACCTCCACATCCACGTGGGTGGCGCGGTGGCCCCGCACATCCTGTGGTCCATTGCCCACCAGCAGGGCTTCAAGCTCCCCGTCAAGAACTACTTCGACTTCGTGGAGCTCATCACCTCCCGTCCGGGCAAGGTGGGCAGCCTCGACGACTACCTGAAGATCCTCCACACCTGGACGGAGAAGATCCAATCCTCTCCCAGCGCCATCGAGCGCTCCGTCTACGAGGTGATTGGCAAGGAGTACCGGGGCAGCCGCGTCACGCAGATCGAGCTGCGCTTCAACCCGATGAAGCGCAACCTCTCCAGCGAGCTGGACCTGGACCACATCATCCACGCCGCGCTCCGGGGCATGGACCGCGCGGTGCTGGAGTACGGCGTGAAGGTGGGCCTCATCTTCTGCCTGGCCCGCGAGTTCGACCACAAGCTCAACAGCATCATCGTGGAGAAGGCCATCAAGTACCGCACGCGCGGCGTGTACGGCATCGACCTGGCCGGCACGGAGCGCGACGCGATGGAGCACAAGCCCGCGCTCGCGCAGTACGAGGACCTCTACGCCCGCGCGCGCAAGGGCGGCCTCAAGTGCACGGTGCACACCGGCGAGACGGCCGGCACGGGCGCCGAGGGCCTGATGGCGGTGGTGGAGAAGCTCAAGCCGAACCGCATCGGCCATGGCATCCGCGCCGCCTACGACGAGTCCGCGATGAAGGTCCTGCGTGAGAACAACATCACGCTGGAGCTGTGCCCCACGTCCAACATCCACACCAAGGCCGTGGCGGACCTGGACGAGCTCAAGCACATCATGCGGACGTTCTGGGACCGCAAGGTGAAGTTCACCATCAACACGGACGGCCCCTACCTGCTGGAGACGGACATGCGGCGGGAGATTGAGATCGTCGAGTCCAACGGCCTGCTCACCACCGAACAGGTGGATCAGGCGCTCGCGTGGGCGCGCGAAGCGTCCTTCATCCCCGCCTGA
- a CDS encoding Smr/MutS family protein codes for MSQRPPKKKEAEFQNNPFKSAIKTLQDHQKQEQQAAAAAEAAKKKAVSKPVKAPKARPDDDDVGLFFSAMDGVQQITNRGEAPKTNPRLPELIDDNAEALAQLSDLVAGDGPLSMTGSDESFEGASPGVDPNLLRSLRRGDFSVQDRLDLHGKTQREAQAHVERFLSDSRRAKKRCVLIVHGRGLNSKDQVPVLKDAVRGWLSQKRLERMVLAFATARPQDGGAGAVYVLLRR; via the coding sequence ATGAGCCAGCGTCCCCCGAAGAAGAAGGAAGCGGAGTTCCAGAACAACCCGTTCAAGTCCGCCATCAAGACGCTCCAGGACCACCAGAAGCAGGAGCAGCAGGCCGCCGCCGCCGCGGAGGCCGCGAAGAAGAAGGCCGTCTCCAAGCCGGTGAAGGCCCCCAAGGCCCGCCCCGACGACGACGACGTGGGCCTCTTCTTCTCCGCCATGGACGGCGTGCAGCAGATCACCAACCGAGGGGAAGCCCCCAAGACGAACCCGCGCCTGCCCGAGCTCATCGACGACAACGCGGAGGCGCTGGCGCAGCTGTCCGACCTGGTCGCGGGCGACGGGCCCCTCTCCATGACGGGCTCGGATGAGTCCTTCGAGGGCGCCTCCCCGGGCGTGGACCCGAACCTGCTGCGCTCGCTGCGCCGGGGCGACTTCTCCGTCCAGGACCGGTTGGACCTGCACGGCAAGACGCAGCGGGAGGCCCAGGCCCACGTCGAGCGCTTCCTGTCCGACAGCCGCCGCGCCAAGAAGCGCTGCGTGCTCATCGTCCACGGGCGCGGCCTGAATTCCAAGGATCAGGTCCCGGTGCTCAAGGACGCGGTCCGCGGGTGGCTGTCCCAGAAGCGCCTGGAGCGGATGGTGCTGGCGTTCGCCACCGCACGTCCGCAGGACGGCGGGGCCGGCGCCGTCTACGTGCTGCTGCGTCGATAG
- a CDS encoding TerB family tellurite resistance protein, with protein MAGLLIGGPWAIVLALIAGVAVGHYFDEQHAAPPDFPELFSDFPAPFEPPPPAPLTQGPGEFPIVQAPEDEPLDRDVVALFVDVARADGDMRREEVREVRRYFEEVLHADAHTVQAVRRHLKDFLSRPASLDAPAALASCLDTLPSGERLRLLDALYEMALADGPLQRSEREALKRMADGLDLPDAKVQALAQQHLGDATSHYEALGLTAEATDAEVKTAYRKLAAAHHPDKASHLGPKAAEQAARRFQAVRDAYEEIRRQRGL; from the coding sequence ATGGCCGGCCTCCTCATCGGTGGGCCCTGGGCCATCGTGCTCGCCCTCATCGCGGGCGTGGCCGTGGGGCATTATTTCGACGAACAGCACGCCGCGCCCCCGGACTTCCCGGAGTTGTTCAGCGACTTCCCCGCCCCCTTCGAGCCGCCCCCGCCCGCCCCCCTCACCCAGGGCCCAGGCGAGTTCCCCATCGTCCAGGCCCCCGAGGACGAACCGCTCGACCGGGACGTCGTCGCCCTCTTCGTGGACGTGGCCCGCGCCGACGGCGACATGCGCCGCGAGGAGGTCCGCGAGGTCCGCCGCTACTTCGAGGAGGTCCTCCACGCCGACGCCCACACCGTCCAGGCCGTCCGCCGCCACCTCAAGGACTTCCTCAGCCGCCCCGCCTCCCTGGACGCGCCCGCCGCCCTCGCCTCCTGCCTGGACACCCTGCCTTCTGGCGAACGGCTCCGCCTGCTGGACGCGCTCTACGAGATGGCGCTCGCGGACGGCCCCCTCCAGCGCTCCGAACGCGAGGCCCTGAAGCGCATGGCCGACGGCCTGGACCTCCCGGACGCCAAGGTCCAGGCCCTCGCCCAACAACACCTGGGCGACGCGACCTCCCACTACGAGGCCCTGGGCCTCACCGCTGAAGCCACCGACGCGGAGGTGAAGACCGCCTACCGCAAGCTCGCCGCCGCCCACCACCCGGACAAGGCCAGCCACCTGGGCCCCAAGGCCGCCGAGCAGGCCGCCCGCCGGTTCCAGGCCGTTCGCGACGCGTACGAGGAAATCCGCCGCCAGCGCGGCCTGTAG
- the folD gene encoding bifunctional methylenetetrahydrofolate dehydrogenase/methenyltetrahydrofolate cyclohydrolase FolD, protein MTAQLIDGREVAARVRAEIKEEVTRLKAERGITPGLAVVRVGEDPASKIYVTGKKKAAGEVGFNSWEHHPDENITQEELLALVYQLNEDPAVHGILVQLPLPKHLDADAIIAAVRPEKDADGFHPMNAGNLLLGRPATRACTPYGVMRLLEEVGCNPAGKRAVVVGRSNIVGKPQALMLLQKDATVTVCHRKSDLPAEVAQADILVVAVGVPELVKGAWIKPGAVVIDVGMNRKADGKLVGDVEFAAAAERASFITPVPGGVGPMTIAMLMKNTLEAAQRGVK, encoded by the coding sequence ATGACGGCCCAGTTGATTGACGGCAGGGAAGTGGCGGCGCGCGTTCGGGCGGAAATCAAGGAGGAGGTGACGCGCCTGAAGGCGGAGCGCGGCATCACCCCTGGACTCGCCGTGGTGCGCGTGGGTGAGGACCCGGCGTCGAAAATCTACGTGACGGGGAAGAAGAAGGCCGCCGGGGAGGTGGGCTTCAACTCCTGGGAGCACCACCCGGACGAGAACATCACCCAGGAGGAACTCCTGGCGCTGGTGTACCAACTGAACGAGGACCCGGCGGTCCACGGCATCCTGGTGCAGTTGCCGCTTCCCAAGCACCTGGACGCGGACGCCATCATCGCCGCGGTGAGGCCGGAGAAGGACGCGGACGGCTTCCACCCGATGAACGCGGGCAACCTGCTGCTGGGCCGGCCGGCGACGCGCGCGTGCACGCCCTACGGCGTGATGCGGCTGTTGGAAGAGGTGGGGTGCAATCCGGCGGGCAAGCGCGCGGTGGTGGTGGGCCGCAGCAACATCGTGGGCAAGCCCCAGGCGCTGATGCTGCTCCAGAAGGACGCGACGGTGACGGTGTGCCACCGCAAGAGCGACCTGCCCGCGGAGGTGGCGCAGGCGGACATCCTGGTGGTGGCGGTGGGCGTGCCGGAGCTGGTGAAGGGCGCGTGGATCAAGCCCGGCGCGGTGGTGATTGACGTGGGGATGAACCGCAAGGCGGACGGCAAGCTGGTGGGCGACGTGGAGTTCGCCGCGGCGGCCGAGCGCGCCTCGTTCATCACTCCGGTACCCGGAGGCGTGGGGCCGATGACCATCGCCATGCTGATGAAGAACACGCTGGAGGCCGCGCAGCGCGGCGTGAAGTGA
- a CDS encoding ADP-ribosylglycohydrolase family protein, with protein MVSREERIAGGMYGLLIGDALGVPYEFHRPETIPALEAIEYTPPPGFQRAHGGVPPGTWSDDGAHALCLLDSLTYQKRLDCEDLGRRLVNWQDWGYLAVEGEVFDVGVQTSAALRRLRDGTPALLAGPSDTMDNGNGSLMRVLPLALWHQGPDASLVTDAMEQSRVTHGHVRSRVCCALYCLWARRILEGAADPWDAALATFRDLYGEGSPEREELEAHLRPDNLTPGTGGGYVVDCLRSARDCVAKGSTYEEVVKAAIRLGHDTDTTAAVAGGIAGLKYGLSGIPHRWRSELRGQELVEPLLQRLLAVK; from the coding sequence ATGGTGAGTCGTGAAGAGCGCATCGCAGGGGGGATGTATGGCCTGCTCATCGGAGATGCCTTGGGCGTCCCTTATGAATTTCATCGCCCCGAGACAATTCCAGCCCTGGAGGCAATCGAATACACGCCGCCCCCGGGCTTTCAACGCGCGCATGGAGGGGTTCCTCCTGGCACCTGGTCGGACGACGGGGCCCACGCGCTGTGCCTCCTGGATTCGCTGACGTACCAGAAGCGGCTCGACTGCGAGGACCTGGGCCGGCGGCTGGTGAACTGGCAGGACTGGGGCTACCTGGCGGTGGAGGGCGAAGTGTTCGACGTGGGCGTGCAGACCAGCGCGGCGCTGCGACGGCTTCGCGACGGCACGCCCGCGCTGCTCGCGGGCCCCAGCGACACGATGGACAATGGCAATGGCTCCCTGATGCGGGTCTTGCCGTTGGCCTTGTGGCACCAGGGGCCGGACGCCTCGCTCGTGACGGACGCGATGGAGCAGTCGCGTGTCACGCATGGCCACGTGCGCTCTCGGGTGTGTTGTGCGCTGTATTGCCTTTGGGCCCGCCGCATCCTGGAGGGCGCGGCGGACCCGTGGGACGCGGCCCTCGCCACCTTCCGCGACCTGTATGGAGAGGGCTCCCCCGAGCGGGAAGAGCTGGAGGCTCACCTCCGCCCGGACAACTTGACTCCAGGGACGGGAGGCGGCTACGTGGTGGACTGCCTGCGCTCCGCTCGCGATTGCGTGGCGAAAGGCAGCACCTATGAGGAGGTCGTCAAGGCCGCCATCCGGCTGGGCCACGACACCGACACCACCGCCGCGGTGGCAGGTGGCATCGCGGGCCTGAAGTATGGCCTGAGCGGGATTCCACACCGCTGGCGCTCGGAGCTGCGAGGCCAGGAGCTGGTGGAGCCGCTGCTGCAACGGCTCCTGGCCGTGAAATAG
- a CDS encoding serine hydrolase domain-containing protein, whose amino-acid sequence MNPLRALTLFALLSSGCATAPAPRAAPPVPDTVALDAEAARAMAATGAKGLAIAVIDDGRVVATRAYGARDAKGEPLRTDTVMYGASLTKTVFAYLVMQWVDEGRIDMASPIARYLDKPLPAYADEDHYSTWSNLAGDDRWKAITPGILLTHSAGFANFGFLEPDGRLRIHFAPGSRYAYSGDGIMLLQFVLERGLKLDVGTELQQRVFDRFGMPNTSLRWRPDFARNLADGWTADGSVEPHDERSTVRAAGSMDTTIDDLSRFAAALVRGEGLSPRSFAEMTAPHLPITTRSQFPTFQDELPPEARRNDLAAGLGLVVFDGPQGRGFYKGGHNDSTGNTLVCLHRGRRCVLILANDVRAEAAFPHLVRFVLGETGVPWAWEYGDKALWDGH is encoded by the coding sequence ATGAACCCGCTGCGTGCCTTGACGTTGTTTGCGCTCCTCTCCAGCGGGTGCGCCACGGCGCCCGCTCCCCGCGCGGCGCCCCCTGTCCCCGATACCGTCGCGCTGGATGCCGAAGCAGCACGCGCGATGGCCGCGACCGGCGCGAAGGGGCTGGCCATCGCGGTGATCGACGACGGGCGCGTGGTGGCGACCAGGGCCTACGGCGCGCGCGACGCGAAGGGAGAACCGCTTCGGACAGACACGGTGATGTATGGCGCATCGCTCACCAAGACGGTCTTCGCCTATCTGGTGATGCAGTGGGTGGACGAGGGCCGCATCGACATGGCCTCACCGATCGCGCGGTACCTGGACAAGCCGCTGCCCGCCTATGCGGACGAGGACCATTACTCCACCTGGTCGAACCTGGCCGGCGACGACCGCTGGAAGGCCATCACGCCGGGCATCCTGCTCACCCACAGCGCGGGCTTCGCCAACTTCGGCTTCCTCGAGCCCGACGGTCGGCTGCGCATCCACTTCGCGCCCGGCAGCCGGTATGCGTACTCGGGTGATGGCATCATGCTGCTGCAGTTCGTGCTCGAGCGCGGGCTCAAGCTGGACGTGGGCACCGAGCTCCAGCAGCGCGTGTTCGACCGCTTCGGAATGCCCAACACAAGCCTGCGATGGCGTCCGGACTTCGCGCGCAACCTGGCCGACGGATGGACTGCCGACGGCAGCGTGGAACCACACGACGAACGCAGCACCGTGCGTGCGGCCGGCTCCATGGACACCACGATCGACGACCTGTCTCGCTTCGCGGCGGCGCTGGTGCGCGGCGAAGGCTTGTCGCCCCGGAGCTTCGCGGAGATGACCGCGCCGCACCTGCCCATCACCACCCGGAGCCAGTTCCCCACTTTTCAGGACGAACTGCCGCCCGAAGCGCGTCGAAACGATCTGGCGGCGGGCCTGGGGCTGGTGGTGTTCGACGGCCCGCAGGGGCGTGGGTTCTACAAGGGCGGACACAACGACAGCACGGGCAACACCCTCGTGTGTCTGCACCGCGGACGCCGCTGCGTGCTCATCCTGGCCAACGACGTGCGCGCCGAGGCCGCGTTCCCCCACCTGGTGCGCTTCGTGTTGGGGGAAACCGGTGTGCCCTGGGCCTGGGAGTACGGTGACAAGGCCCTCTGGGACGGCCACTGA
- the metF gene encoding methylenetetrahydrofolate reductase [NAD(P)H] codes for MKIRNCLNPSRPSFSFEFFPPKTDAGVAALLRTVEELAPLDPGFVSVTYGAGGSTRDRTVELVTHIKQHTGIEAMAHLTCVGHTRDELRDVLRRLGAAGIENILLLRGDPPQGQTTFEPVPGGFRYAEELVRFVREEDFNFCLGGACYPEGHVETASREDDLRHLKAKVDAGMDFVVTQLFFDNAFYFDFVERARRVGINVPIVPGIMPITNYEQVQRFTRMCGATVPMRLALQMERVKDQPDAVVQLGVAHATVQCMELLSRGVPGIHFYTLNKSPATRMIVGALRGRS; via the coding sequence ATGAAGATTCGCAACTGCCTCAACCCTTCCCGACCGAGCTTCTCGTTCGAGTTTTTTCCTCCCAAGACGGACGCGGGCGTGGCCGCGCTCCTTCGCACGGTGGAGGAGCTCGCGCCGTTGGACCCGGGGTTCGTGTCGGTGACCTACGGGGCGGGCGGCAGCACGCGCGACCGGACGGTGGAGCTGGTGACGCACATCAAGCAGCACACCGGGATCGAGGCCATGGCGCACCTGACGTGCGTGGGGCACACCCGCGACGAGCTTCGTGACGTGCTGCGCCGGCTCGGCGCGGCAGGCATCGAGAACATCCTCCTGCTGCGGGGGGACCCCCCCCAGGGGCAGACGACGTTCGAGCCGGTGCCCGGGGGCTTCCGTTACGCGGAGGAGCTGGTCCGATTCGTCCGAGAAGAGGATTTCAACTTCTGCCTGGGGGGTGCGTGCTATCCGGAGGGCCACGTGGAGACGGCGTCGCGCGAGGACGACCTCCGGCATCTGAAGGCGAAGGTGGATGCGGGGATGGACTTCGTGGTGACGCAGCTCTTCTTCGACAACGCCTTCTATTTCGACTTCGTGGAGCGGGCGCGGCGGGTGGGCATCAATGTCCCCATCGTCCCCGGCATCATGCCCATCACCAACTACGAGCAGGTCCAGCGCTTCACGCGCATGTGTGGCGCCACGGTGCCCATGCGTCTGGCGCTGCAGATGGAGCGCGTGAAGGATCAGCCGGACGCGGTGGTGCAGCTGGGCGTCGCGCACGCCACGGTGCAGTGCATGGAGCTGCTGTCGCGCGGCGTGCCGGGCATCCACTTCTACACGCTGAACAAGTCGCCCGCGACGCGGATGATCGTGGGCGCGCTGAGGGGGCGGTCATGA